One Ornithorhynchus anatinus isolate Pmale09 chromosome 2, mOrnAna1.pri.v4, whole genome shotgun sequence DNA segment encodes these proteins:
- the LOC100681399 gene encoding uncharacterized protein LOC100681399, translating to MSPGPLWLVVICLLRAGPADAGVTQTTRHLVTGRGQNVTLRCKPITGHPYVYWYQQQAGRGLHFLIYFQNSKTMDESGLPNDRFSATNQDSSSKLSVQNAEPGDSARYFCASSVSTALGPRPCSIHKPPACTKRVGRWESTRGGLGGRGMKTSAIPTEKSAADSVFLLQHPLRPFRFSKVLQGYRMAAVPGQGPQMLFSFYYKEEREKGDLPKRLATEQPDASPLRLTLLLRFLPVKLYCPAAAGRNPSLHTPSSYGEAPLHEGSISDLLLPPGF from the exons ATGAGCCCCGGGCCACTGTGGTTGGTGGTCATTTGTCTCCTAAGAGCAG GGCCCGCGGACGCCGGTGTCACCCAGACCACCAGACACCTGGTCACAGGCCGGGGACAGAACGTGACCCTGCGTTGTAAACCCATCACTGGACACCCATATGTGTACTGGTACCAGCAGcaggcgggccgggggctgcaTTTCCTGATTTACTTCCAGAACTCGAAAACAATGGACGAATCAGGGCTACCCAACGACCGCTTTTCAGCTACGAACCAGGATTCGTCTTCGAAGCTGTCAGTCCAGAACGCTGAACCTGGAGACTCGGCACGGTATTTCTGTGCGAGCAGTGTCTCCACAGCGCTGGGGCCCCGGCCCTGCTCCATACACAAACCTCCCGCCTGCACCAAGAGAGTTGGTCGGTGGGAGAGCACGAGGGGAGGActcggagggagggggatgaagacttcAGCTATTCCCACGGAGA AAAGTGCTGCTGACAGTGTCTTCCTCCTCCAGCATCCTCTGCGCCCCTTCCGTTTCAGCAAGGTTCTCCAGGGCTACCGGATGGCGGCA GTTCCAGGGCAAGGCCCCCAGatgctcttctccttctactatAAGGAAGAGCGAGAGAAAGGAGACCTTCCCAAGAGATTAGCCACTGAGCAGCCAGACGCCTCTCCCCTGCGCCTCACG CTCCTATTGCGATTTTTGCCAGTCAAACTGTACTGTCCCGCAGCTGCGGGCAGGAATCCCTCTCTCCACACCCCCTCTTCCTATGGGGAGGCTCCCCTACACGAGGGATCCATCAGCGACCTGCTGTTGCCTCCTGGAttctaa